The following proteins are encoded in a genomic region of Paenibacillus sp. FSL H3-0469:
- a CDS encoding response regulator transcription factor translates to MRTSILYIEDNEKIGTWVKEELEQRGYSVQWLLSGEGAEAEVTQVDVVILDIMLPGLDGFTIGKRLKKAAPAIPVLLLTARTSVDDKVEGLQFADDYVTKPFHTDELVARLEVLIRRSGGVSPDRITLGTHIEVDMKLQTLYDKRTGEEIILTGKQHQILMYFLRHPNQVLPKEQLYEAVWEEAYIPGDKTLLVHLHRLRQKLERDPETPEIIETLKGIGYRVKL, encoded by the coding sequence TTGAGAACAAGCATACTTTATATTGAAGATAATGAGAAGATCGGCACTTGGGTAAAAGAGGAGCTGGAGCAGCGGGGATATTCGGTCCAGTGGCTGCTATCTGGTGAAGGTGCCGAGGCTGAGGTCACACAGGTTGATGTCGTTATTCTGGATATCATGTTACCAGGGTTAGATGGATTCACGATAGGCAAAAGGTTAAAAAAAGCGGCACCTGCCATCCCTGTACTGCTGTTGACCGCCCGGACCTCTGTCGACGATAAGGTGGAGGGCTTACAATTCGCGGATGACTATGTCACTAAGCCCTTCCATACCGATGAATTGGTGGCCAGGCTGGAGGTGCTAATCCGCCGGAGCGGCGGAGTCTCCCCGGACCGTATTACACTGGGCACTCATATTGAAGTGGATATGAAGCTCCAGACTCTGTATGACAAGCGCACAGGAGAAGAGATTATATTGACAGGGAAGCAGCATCAGATCCTGATGTATTTCCTGCGCCATCCGAATCAGGTTCTGCCGAAGGAACAGCTCTATGAAGCTGTCTGGGAGGAAGCCTATATTCCTGGCGACAAGACCTTACTGGTACATCTCCACCGGCTTCGGCAGAAGCTGGAGCGTGACCCGGAGACCCCGGAGATTATTGAGACGCTGAAGGGAATCGGCTACCGGGTGAAGCTATGA
- a CDS encoding ABC transporter ATP-binding protein — protein sequence MNPTRTLIKEILSNSKGILVMILFFNIVAAFVSTLQPRLFKDLFDDILPGKQIGTAAFSMLLLILIPVVYAALNSVTTYYNNELGNHLSKNLRLRLFTDILQTRPRNMDSIGKGEIINRITLQVGMLCEIFVVDTLMSIVSNTILLIATLWIMFSMSTELTLAAILSFPLCMYGFRRFRSKTERLDKEYYCLLEKGIHYLNDFFTNLKAVHRCNGHQAEQQRWSDWNDEMWKNSRRSRLFHHVVLNLVADTVISIITGIIYGYSLFLILKGRISPGTLLAFIIILPRLYSIFKSLFTLNVDRNRMRVIINNLNDILELEKISSGATAPGYHRVPLLEMRNVSYRYAPADSFGITGFNLDIQPGTFVGIVGLSGSGKSTIFELIHRFIEPDEGEICLGGVPIQELDIHELRRYVGYSPQKGVLWNKSIMDNIIYPLQKEDMNEETWRKFSTAVELAQVNSFVQAMPEGYDKQVENHGDNLSGGEVQRILLARAFMSEPRILMLDEYTSALDALTESDLNDTLLSLKGKQTILVIAHRLSTVKNADVILVVDKGLIVEQGSPAELLSQQGVYYRMVEKQKI from the coding sequence ATGAATCCGACCCGTACGTTGATTAAGGAGATATTGTCTAATAGTAAGGGAATCCTTGTTATGATTCTATTCTTCAATATAGTAGCCGCATTTGTCTCGACGCTTCAGCCCCGCCTGTTCAAAGATCTGTTCGATGACATTCTGCCAGGCAAGCAGATCGGTACGGCTGCATTCTCCATGCTTTTGCTAATTCTTATTCCCGTGGTTTACGCCGCCTTGAACAGCGTCACCACTTACTACAATAATGAGCTGGGCAACCATTTATCCAAGAATCTGCGCCTGCGGCTGTTCACTGACATACTCCAGACCCGGCCAAGAAACATGGACAGTATCGGCAAGGGGGAAATCATTAACCGGATCACCTTACAGGTGGGGATGCTGTGTGAAATTTTCGTGGTGGATACCCTGATGTCCATCGTCTCGAATACGATCCTGCTGATCGCTACCCTATGGATCATGTTCTCAATGAGTACGGAGCTTACGCTCGCGGCCATCCTCTCGTTTCCTCTATGTATGTATGGCTTCAGACGTTTCAGGAGTAAAACAGAGCGGCTGGATAAGGAATACTATTGCCTTTTGGAGAAGGGCATCCATTATTTGAATGATTTCTTCACGAATCTGAAGGCGGTCCACCGATGTAACGGACATCAGGCGGAGCAGCAGCGGTGGAGCGACTGGAATGACGAGATGTGGAAGAACTCCAGACGGTCCAGGCTATTTCATCATGTGGTGTTGAACCTGGTCGCGGATACGGTCATTTCCATCATTACGGGTATCATATACGGCTATAGTCTGTTCCTGATTCTGAAAGGGCGCATCTCACCAGGCACATTGCTGGCCTTCATTATAATCCTTCCAAGGCTTTATAGCATTTTCAAGTCGCTGTTTACGCTGAACGTTGATAGGAACCGCATGAGGGTCATTATTAATAACCTGAATGACATCCTTGAACTGGAGAAAATCTCATCAGGAGCTACAGCTCCCGGCTATCACCGTGTCCCTCTCCTGGAGATGAGGAATGTCTCCTACCGGTATGCTCCGGCAGATTCTTTTGGGATCACCGGCTTTAATCTGGACATTCAGCCTGGAACCTTCGTGGGGATTGTTGGATTAAGCGGCTCAGGGAAATCTACGATATTCGAGCTGATACACAGGTTCATAGAGCCGGATGAAGGGGAAATCTGCCTGGGCGGGGTTCCGATCCAAGAACTGGACATCCATGAACTAAGAAGATATGTTGGCTATTCCCCGCAGAAGGGAGTGTTATGGAACAAGTCCATTATGGACAACATCATTTATCCTCTGCAAAAGGAAGACATGAACGAAGAAACATGGCGCAAATTCAGCACTGCTGTTGAGCTTGCCCAAGTGAATTCATTCGTACAAGCCATGCCAGAAGGGTATGACAAGCAGGTGGAGAACCATGGAGACAATCTCTCCGGCGGCGAGGTCCAGCGGATTCTATTAGCACGGGCATTCATGAGTGAACCCCGTATCCTCATGCTGGATGAGTACACCTCGGCCCTGGACGCCTTGACGGAAAGTGACCTGAACGATACCTTGCTGAGCCTGAAGGGGAAGCAGACGATTCTGGTGATCGCACACCGGCTGTCCACTGTGAAGAATGCAGATGTTATTCTAGTCGTGGATAAGGGCCTCATTGTTGAGCAGGGCAGTCCGGCAGAATTACTGTCCCAGCAGGGAGTGTATTATAGGATGGTGGAGAAGCAGAAGATTTAG
- a CDS encoding ABC transporter permease, whose protein sequence is MRAVHAELSKLFSLPGIWLAFLIGVLGPAAFAALDCIAQKEDILAGITTRLPEVGFLGLGFGVQGVILLGVLAVSSEYATESSETGHGQQIITSLTAVSSRLQVLLAKAAAVSLITLLLCIMAIAAIVPVTRLILGEFAPAMEWTRLAGAMGYWMFTALIAFSFTVLTKNGMIPLTVLMINSSLVSFSVLLAKVTKLAYYLPDRAGIDMFMSMSDAYHTPLAGGLVMLAWAAVLFAIAAIVFHRRDARA, encoded by the coding sequence ATGAGGGCCGTTCATGCGGAATTGTCCAAGCTGTTCTCCCTGCCGGGCATCTGGCTGGCCTTTCTTATAGGAGTCTTGGGACCTGCCGCCTTTGCCGCTCTGGACTGTATCGCGCAGAAGGAGGATATTCTGGCTGGTATTACCACACGGCTGCCGGAAGTAGGGTTTCTTGGATTAGGCTTCGGGGTACAAGGCGTCATTCTTCTGGGGGTGCTGGCGGTCAGCAGTGAGTATGCGACAGAGAGTAGTGAGACCGGACACGGGCAGCAGATCATAACAAGCTTAACGGCGGTATCCTCCAGGCTTCAAGTGCTCTTGGCAAAAGCCGCAGCGGTGAGCCTAATCACCCTCCTGCTGTGCATCATGGCTATAGCGGCTATTGTGCCGGTAACGCGTCTGATTCTCGGAGAATTCGCCCCGGCCATGGAGTGGACCAGACTGGCCGGAGCCATGGGTTACTGGATGTTCACTGCGCTGATCGCCTTCAGCTTCACGGTTCTGACGAAGAACGGCATGATCCCGCTCACAGTGCTTATGATCAATTCATCGCTGGTATCCTTCAGTGTCCTGCTCGCTAAGGTGACGAAGCTGGCCTATTACTTACCGGACAGGGCGGGCATTGACATGTTCATGTCTATGAGCGATGCCTATCACACCCCGCTGGCAGGCGGTCTGGTGATGCTGGCCTGGGCAGCCGTTCTTTTCGCTATTGCAGCAATTGTCTTCCACAGGAGGGATGCCCGAGCATGA
- a CDS encoding SDR family oxidoreductase, whose protein sequence is MGRFDGKVAVVTGGTSGIGLAAAQQFVQEGAYVYITGRRQRELDEAVQQIGKNVTGVQGDVSKLEDLDTLFDTVKREKGHLDILFANAGLGSFLPLGEITEAHYYKTFDVNVKGTIFTVQKALPLFPNQKGSIILTGSTAGSSGVPAFSIYGASKAAIRQLVRNWILDMKGTEIRMNVLSPGSVVTPAYDELFGSELENYLEQAKVDIPLGRVGQVEEIANAVMFLASTESSYLNGIELFVDGGVAQI, encoded by the coding sequence ATGGGCAGATTTGACGGGAAGGTAGCAGTTGTAACCGGAGGGACAAGCGGCATCGGGCTGGCGGCGGCACAACAGTTCGTACAAGAAGGGGCTTACGTGTATATTACAGGACGCAGACAACGTGAGCTGGATGAAGCCGTTCAGCAGATTGGCAAGAATGTTACAGGCGTTCAAGGGGATGTCTCAAAGCTGGAAGATCTGGATACCTTATTCGACACAGTAAAGCGGGAAAAGGGGCACCTGGACATTCTTTTTGCCAATGCCGGACTAGGGTCATTCCTGCCGTTAGGCGAAATTACGGAAGCCCACTACTACAAGACTTTTGATGTCAACGTCAAGGGAACTATTTTCACCGTACAAAAGGCATTACCCTTATTCCCTAACCAAAAAGGTTCCATTATCCTGACAGGCTCTACGGCCGGCTCGTCCGGGGTCCCGGCGTTCAGTATCTACGGTGCCTCCAAAGCAGCGATCAGACAGCTCGTCCGCAACTGGATTCTGGATATGAAAGGGACGGAGATTCGGATGAACGTCCTTAGTCCGGGTTCAGTCGTCACACCGGCATACGATGAATTGTTTGGCTCCGAACTTGAGAATTACCTCGAACAGGCCAAAGTTGATATCCCGCTCGGCAGAGTTGGGCAGGTAGAAGAGATCGCAAATGCTGTCATGTTCCTGGCCTCTACGGAGAGCAGCTATTTGAATGGCATTGAATTATTCGTAGACGGCGGAGTGGCTCAAATCTAA
- a CDS encoding alpha/beta hydrolase, which yields MRSIRSFLVERLLFLNKKKINAGEYMEQRRVINSQPYELPVKLQSKYKISQDNRFPVDTYILKSASQADAKQILFIHGGGYVEQPLVWHWHFLHKVTRQLNCTVYVPVYPKAPNYQVMDAVLSVLSVYKHLLENGKPENIVIMGDSAGGGLSLAFAQYLSEQGLPQPGNIILLSPWLDITLSNPEIANMLDAEPMLDWETLVEAGKRYAGDLPGTHYLVSPIYGKLTNLGTITLFIGTHEFFLPDARKFRKLASLNSVNICYYEYPKMNHVFPVFPIPEAKKALKQIVDIIQR from the coding sequence ATGCGCAGTATACGAAGCTTCTTGGTAGAGCGGCTGCTATTCCTGAATAAAAAGAAAATTAACGCCGGAGAGTACATGGAGCAGCGCCGAGTGATAAACAGTCAACCCTATGAATTGCCCGTGAAGCTCCAGTCCAAATATAAGATCAGCCAGGACAACCGTTTTCCGGTAGACACCTATATCCTGAAATCCGCTTCCCAGGCGGACGCCAAGCAGATTCTCTTTATCCATGGCGGAGGATATGTTGAACAGCCGTTGGTATGGCACTGGCATTTTTTGCACAAGGTAACCCGGCAGTTAAATTGCACAGTCTATGTACCGGTATATCCGAAGGCTCCGAACTATCAGGTCATGGATGCAGTCCTGAGTGTTCTGAGTGTCTATAAGCATCTGCTGGAGAACGGGAAGCCTGAGAATATCGTGATTATGGGCGATTCCGCCGGCGGCGGGCTGTCCCTGGCCTTCGCTCAATATCTGTCTGAACAAGGCTTGCCGCAGCCGGGCAACATCATTCTGTTGTCTCCATGGCTTGACATTACCCTAAGCAATCCTGAAATCGCAAATATGCTGGACGCAGAACCCATGCTGGACTGGGAAACGTTAGTGGAAGCGGGGAAAAGATACGCAGGGGATCTTCCGGGGACACACTATCTGGTTAGTCCCATCTATGGAAAGCTTACGAATCTGGGAACCATTACGCTGTTCATCGGGACGCATGAATTCTTCCTGCCGGATGCCCGGAAATTCAGAAAGCTGGCCTCCCTGAATTCCGTTAACATCTGTTATTACGAGTATCCGAAGATGAATCATGTGTTTCCAGTGTTCCCTATTCCTGAAGCCAAGAAGGCCTTGAAGCAAATTGTAGACATCATCCAAAGATGA
- a CDS encoding FMN-dependent NADH-azoreductase, translating into MAKVLYITAHPHDETQSYSMAVGNSFIEAYKQAHPQDEVIAVDLYKEHIPHIDADIFSGWGKLRSGTEFSELSTEEQAKVTRLAELSDQFIQADKYVFVTPFWNFSYPPVMKAYIDAVSVAGKSFQYTEQGPVGLLTDKKALHIQARGGFYSEAPAAELEMGHRHLGVMMNFFGVPSFEGLFVEGHNQVPAEAQEIKAAAIRRAQDLAQTF; encoded by the coding sequence ATGGCAAAAGTATTATACATCACCGCTCACCCGCATGATGAAACGCAGTCCTACAGCATGGCTGTCGGCAACTCGTTCATTGAAGCCTACAAGCAAGCACATCCGCAGGACGAAGTCATTGCTGTTGATTTGTATAAAGAGCATATTCCTCATATCGATGCAGACATATTCAGCGGATGGGGCAAACTCCGTTCAGGCACAGAATTCAGCGAATTGTCCACTGAGGAGCAGGCTAAGGTTACACGCCTCGCTGAATTGTCGGATCAATTTATCCAGGCTGATAAATATGTATTTGTAACGCCTTTCTGGAACTTCTCCTACCCGCCAGTCATGAAAGCTTATATTGATGCAGTCTCGGTGGCAGGGAAATCGTTCCAGTATACGGAACAAGGGCCTGTAGGGCTGTTGACAGACAAAAAAGCACTACACATCCAGGCACGCGGCGGGTTCTACTCTGAAGCACCTGCAGCAGAGCTTGAAATGGGCCACCGCCATCTCGGGGTGATGATGAACTTCTTCGGCGTCCCTTCCTTCGAAGGCTTGTTCGTTGAAGGTCATAATCAAGTTCCGGCTGAGGCTCAGGAGATTAAAGCAGCTGCCATCCGCCGTGCACAAGATCTTGCCCAAACCTTCTAA
- a CDS encoding ABC transporter permease, whose product MNIPAGRKFTRILGAEWGKLVTLPAVWLILAGTFVAQCVVTAAYTSVALQEGPGMYTILNAGLASMKYLQAGFMMLGITATASEYTGGQIRTTLTTLPWRGLQLSVKHLALAMIAVPAAFLMAGSGVLYSLTMLRDTSADIEPTLMAASLAGATGYLTLTALLGAAAGAILRRTAPALVILLGYYFIVSPLAGAVLPDYLPDAAGYYMYAPPSPDPHNTLTRMQGTGISILWTMLFITAAVVLHRKRDA is encoded by the coding sequence ATGAATATCCCGGCTGGCAGGAAGTTCACAAGAATCCTTGGTGCAGAATGGGGGAAGTTAGTCACCCTGCCTGCGGTATGGCTCATTCTGGCAGGGACATTCGTCGCTCAGTGCGTAGTGACTGCGGCTTATACTTCTGTGGCTCTGCAGGAAGGACCAGGAATGTATACGATCCTGAATGCAGGACTGGCTTCAATGAAGTATCTGCAAGCAGGCTTCATGATGCTTGGAATAACAGCCACAGCTTCAGAGTATACAGGGGGACAGATAAGGACAACGCTCACTACGCTCCCCTGGCGCGGGCTGCAATTGTCCGTGAAGCATCTGGCATTGGCTATGATTGCGGTGCCTGCGGCCTTCCTTATGGCCGGATCTGGTGTACTGTATAGCTTAACGATGCTCAGAGACACTTCCGCAGACATTGAACCAACCCTGATGGCCGCGAGCTTGGCAGGGGCCACGGGTTATTTAACCTTAACCGCTCTGCTGGGTGCAGCGGCAGGCGCTATTTTGAGAAGAACCGCTCCCGCCCTGGTCATCCTGCTTGGTTATTATTTCATTGTCAGTCCATTGGCTGGAGCGGTTCTGCCTGACTATCTTCCAGATGCCGCTGGCTATTACATGTATGCGCCGCCTTCCCCCGATCCCCACAATACTCTTACACGAATGCAAGGGACAGGCATATCCATATTATGGACAATGCTCTTCATAACAGCAGCGGTTGTGCTACACCGTAAGCGGGATGCTTAG
- a CDS encoding LysR family transcriptional regulator has translation MNISQLQYLMSAASLGSFTKAASVHHLTVPTISQSIKQLEDEMDTVIFHRTKKGVAPTKEGLLILQHAAAILKNIESMHTELSGLKEEHVESITISAIPGLVHQVVQATLELMIKSPFLKVQMIEGDTESVMKHVQEGEANMGILSYSRAQQNAVFEWLPLVEGTAVLIVNAASPLRYYTTITPEDLKNEVFVLYKDEHIGKIARHLMSAHASNRIALVTNNTDALCQMVVKANAITIAPDFIVNALSSVYHEHLVTIPLQQLALDQAILGRITRAGEPVSARVEEFTAKLIGFVDPGLPAP, from the coding sequence ATGAACATTTCACAGCTGCAATATTTGATGTCGGCGGCAAGTCTGGGCTCATTTACCAAAGCGGCCAGCGTGCATCATCTGACAGTGCCGACCATCAGCCAGTCCATTAAACAACTCGAGGATGAGATGGATACCGTTATTTTTCACCGCACCAAAAAGGGAGTGGCCCCCACCAAAGAAGGTCTGCTCATCCTGCAGCATGCGGCAGCTATCCTTAAAAATATTGAATCGATGCACACCGAATTATCCGGTCTTAAAGAAGAACATGTAGAGAGCATCACCATATCGGCCATTCCCGGCCTGGTTCACCAGGTGGTTCAGGCCACGCTGGAGCTGATGATCAAGTCTCCGTTCCTGAAGGTGCAGATGATCGAAGGGGATACTGAAAGCGTCATGAAGCATGTGCAGGAAGGGGAGGCGAATATGGGAATACTCTCATACAGCCGCGCCCAGCAGAATGCTGTATTTGAATGGCTGCCCCTTGTAGAGGGCACTGCAGTGTTAATCGTGAATGCCGCTTCTCCATTGCGCTACTATACAACTATCACCCCGGAGGATTTGAAGAATGAAGTGTTTGTACTCTACAAGGATGAGCATATCGGGAAGATCGCCCGCCATTTGATGTCTGCACATGCGTCGAACCGCATTGCGCTGGTAACCAACAATACAGATGCCTTATGCCAAATGGTCGTTAAAGCGAACGCGATTACCATCGCCCCGGACTTTATAGTAAATGCTTTATCTTCAGTCTACCATGAACACTTGGTTACTATTCCGTTACAGCAGCTTGCGCTGGATCAGGCCATTCTGGGAAGAATCACCCGGGCCGGAGAACCGGTTTCAGCGAGGGTTGAAGAATTTACAGCTAAGCTAATAGGTTTTGTGGACCCTGGTTTGCCTGCTCCTTAA
- a CDS encoding ATP-binding cassette domain-containing protein, with translation MLTINNLVKRRGKKEILSGITFEARPGRVTGFLGPNGAGKSSTLRILLGLDHATSGSALIHGKPFAELQYPLRTVGAALDGSGAHPMRTGRAHLRWIASAAGLPRSRVEEVLDIVGLTKAAGTRVKRYSLGMGRRLGIAAALLADPEILILDEPVNGLDPEGIRWIRTFLRQRAEAGNTVLLSSHLMGELAETVDDVVIIKQGRIVADGTLEAVTGKYSTLEQAFFALTSGQAGELR, from the coding sequence TTGCTTACCATCAATAACTTAGTCAAACGCCGCGGTAAGAAGGAAATTCTGTCCGGGATCACCTTCGAAGCCAGACCTGGAAGAGTCACAGGATTCCTCGGGCCGAATGGGGCCGGCAAAAGCTCTACACTCCGTATCCTGCTCGGACTGGATCATGCCACCTCCGGCAGCGCCTTGATTCATGGCAAGCCCTTCGCAGAATTACAGTATCCGCTGCGAACCGTAGGTGCTGCACTGGACGGATCTGGAGCCCATCCGATGCGGACAGGACGGGCACACCTGCGCTGGATTGCTTCCGCCGCCGGACTCCCCCGCTCCCGTGTCGAGGAGGTGCTGGATATCGTTGGTCTTACTAAGGCAGCCGGCACTAGAGTCAAGCGATATTCTCTCGGCATGGGGAGAAGACTGGGGATTGCCGCAGCGCTGCTTGCAGACCCGGAGATTCTGATTCTGGATGAGCCTGTGAACGGACTCGACCCGGAAGGTATCCGCTGGATTCGGACATTTCTGCGGCAACGGGCTGAGGCCGGGAATACGGTGCTGCTCTCCAGTCATCTTATGGGCGAGCTGGCCGAGACGGTAGACGATGTGGTGATCATTAAGCAGGGGAGAATCGTTGCGGATGGCACACTCGAAGCGGTGACCGGCAAGTACTCCACGCTGGAGCAGGCTTTCTTCGCCCTGACCTCGGGACAAGCGGGTGAGCTGCGATGA
- a CDS encoding HAMP domain-containing sensor histidine kinase yields MKQPRSLFRHFLKLHFLFILLPPLVLIVLSSFFGTSGPEARFNTLNLFYITLLMFTGIIVAFVVLSWLFFWRLRKRLTRLQEAMSATPAATDSWPEPVLIQKDRMDEIDQLGGSFNRMIRQLEDSRRREQEEAGLRQRLIANMSHDIRTPLTIMRGHVTRLNNEPMSPEGQSSLAEIDQTITRTGELMDDLLSYTLLTSGKFPFEPAPTDMGRLVRASVAAWYPVFEEHGIEVDVDLPAEESFHWTADPKWMTRVLDNLFQNIIRHAADGKYAYIGVDVQQERILVADRGLGMDHSAYGGGAGIGLSTVQYMLNTMNLKAEFNSSGQGTRVVISRM; encoded by the coding sequence ATGAAGCAGCCCCGTTCCTTGTTCCGGCATTTTCTGAAGCTGCACTTTCTGTTCATCCTTCTTCCGCCCCTAGTGCTGATTGTCTTATCATCGTTCTTCGGGACTTCCGGGCCAGAAGCAAGGTTCAATACGCTGAATCTGTTTTACATTACATTACTTATGTTCACTGGTATCATTGTGGCGTTCGTTGTTCTATCCTGGCTGTTCTTCTGGAGACTCCGCAAACGTCTGACCCGCTTACAGGAAGCTATGTCCGCTACTCCCGCTGCTACCGATTCATGGCCTGAGCCTGTCCTGATTCAAAAGGACCGTATGGATGAAATAGACCAGTTAGGCGGTTCCTTCAACCGGATGATCCGGCAGCTGGAAGACAGCCGCAGGCGGGAGCAGGAAGAGGCCGGGCTGCGGCAACGCCTCATTGCCAACATGTCCCATGATATACGGACACCGCTGACCATCATGAGGGGACATGTCACCCGGCTGAACAATGAACCTATGAGTCCAGAAGGACAGAGCTCCTTAGCCGAGATCGACCAGACTATTACCCGGACCGGCGAGCTGATGGATGATTTGCTCTCGTACACCTTGCTTACCTCTGGAAAATTCCCCTTCGAGCCTGCACCCACAGATATGGGCCGTCTGGTAAGAGCCTCGGTTGCTGCATGGTATCCGGTATTTGAAGAACATGGCATTGAGGTTGATGTTGATCTGCCCGCAGAAGAAAGCTTCCACTGGACAGCAGATCCCAAATGGATGACCCGGGTGCTCGATAATCTGTTTCAGAATATCATTCGCCATGCAGCGGACGGGAAATATGCTTACATCGGCGTGGATGTGCAGCAGGAACGGATTCTTGTCGCTGATCGAGGCTTAGGGATGGATCACTCCGCATACGGTGGCGGGGCAGGAATAGGGCTGTCAACTGTACAATACATGCTGAATACAATGAATCTGAAGGCTGAATTCAACTCAAGCGGGCAGGGGACAAGGGTAGTCATTAGCAGAATGTAA
- a CDS encoding peptide ABC transporter substrate-binding protein, producing the protein MRKVWLATLVILLTVLGSVPGSSVSAAAEKQVLRIGMDELPILLDPPSIEAGDQDKTSVIKALYEGLVRLDKNGKPVPGAAQSWTVGTDGKTYTFKLRTNAKWSNGKKLKAADFVYAWKLALTPGREAGYLYKMYYVAGAENYHTGKMKDFAKVGVKAINDNTLQVTLKAKYAYFPTLLAEPEYYPVSQEAKEAGSISSGPFQLQARTNTEIKLVKNPNYYDAASIRLSEVDLLSPLGLNSENATAAFVNGQVDWVGGGNTPVDFAYEAQINEDDYTYAPYASTYYYQFNLGQKPFSNINIRKALTLAIDQDEMPMPIPAYGFVPWTLFGSKAQYRAEVSDTAFDRSNVNKAKELLAKGLKQEGLTALPPFTINVNEGEAHAAVATMVIQQWKEKLGVTATIESQKWGSYLAKRLSGSYQVTRAGWSADYNDPASFLNFFRSDSADNDSGWSNKTYDQFVKQAEQTFDSAKRIQLYAKAEQLLMKEAVIIPVYNYVADILRNPRIAGVYIDYDGSIAFSRGYWK; encoded by the coding sequence ATGAGAAAAGTTTGGTTAGCCACGCTGGTTATTCTGCTAACGGTGCTGGGGAGTGTGCCAGGTAGCAGTGTATCCGCAGCGGCAGAGAAGCAGGTGCTGCGGATTGGTATGGATGAATTGCCGATTCTGCTGGACCCGCCAAGCATTGAGGCCGGAGACCAGGATAAGACAAGCGTCATTAAGGCATTGTATGAGGGGCTGGTCCGGCTGGACAAGAACGGCAAACCCGTTCCCGGTGCAGCCCAATCCTGGACGGTAGGAACGGATGGTAAGACCTACACGTTCAAGCTACGGACGAATGCCAAATGGAGCAATGGCAAGAAGCTGAAGGCCGCCGATTTCGTCTATGCCTGGAAGCTGGCGCTTACGCCGGGGCGGGAAGCTGGATATCTGTACAAAATGTACTATGTAGCCGGGGCAGAGAACTATCATACCGGCAAGATGAAGGATTTTGCCAAGGTTGGGGTGAAGGCCATCAATGACAATACCCTCCAGGTCACGCTTAAGGCCAAATATGCCTATTTTCCTACTCTTCTGGCGGAGCCGGAGTATTATCCGGTATCGCAGGAGGCCAAGGAAGCTGGAAGCATCTCGAGTGGACCTTTTCAACTACAAGCACGGACCAATACGGAGATCAAGCTGGTTAAGAATCCTAATTACTACGACGCTGCGTCCATCCGTCTGAGCGAGGTTGATCTGCTGTCTCCCCTGGGCCTGAATTCGGAGAATGCGACAGCGGCCTTCGTCAACGGACAGGTGGATTGGGTGGGGGGCGGAAATACCCCGGTTGATTTTGCATACGAAGCTCAGATAAATGAGGATGACTACACATACGCTCCTTATGCTTCTACCTACTATTATCAATTCAATCTGGGGCAAAAGCCCTTCAGTAACATAAATATCCGCAAGGCGCTGACCTTGGCTATAGACCAGGACGAGATGCCGATGCCCATACCAGCCTATGGCTTCGTTCCTTGGACCCTTTTCGGTTCTAAAGCACAGTACCGTGCAGAGGTCAGCGATACTGCGTTTGACCGGTCTAATGTGAACAAGGCCAAGGAGCTGTTAGCCAAGGGGCTTAAGCAGGAGGGGCTGACCGCGCTTCCGCCGTTCACTATTAATGTCAATGAAGGTGAAGCTCATGCGGCAGTGGCAACAATGGTTATACAGCAATGGAAAGAAAAACTGGGCGTAACCGCCACGATAGAATCGCAGAAGTGGGGGAGCTACCTGGCTAAGCGGTTAAGCGGGAGCTACCAGGTTACCCGCGCCGGCTGGTCCGCAGATTATAATGATCCGGCTTCATTCCTGAATTTCTTCCGTTCGGACAGTGCTGACAACGATTCGGGCTGGTCGAACAAAACGTATGATCAATTCGTAAAACAGGCAGAGCAGACCTTCGATTCAGCGAAGCGAATCCAGCTGTATGCCAAGGCTGAGCAATTGCTGATGAAAGAAGCAGTGATCATTCCGGTGTATAACTATGTAGCCGATATTCTGCGCAATCCCCGGATTGCCGGTGTGTACATCGATTATGACGGCTCCATCGCCTTCAGCCGGGGGTATTGGAAGTAG